The proteins below are encoded in one region of Oncorhynchus kisutch isolate 150728-3 linkage group LG14, Okis_V2, whole genome shotgun sequence:
- the LOC109904049 gene encoding ribosomal protein S6 kinase-like 1 isoform X2, which yields MAKRDYLVEAAKQIRMALDREVSEDYEAAFSYYKNGVDLLLNGVQVDPNKERREAVKRKTTQYLKRAEEIFISHLQDNLGKGNSHLGGYSSLRFRPIRHLSCPVEDLEMCKVVGIIDKVLIVQSLITKEKCVVKSLPKSSWESRDQPTIIPQGVPYMVKLLRYYVSEDAVYLHLEHVQGGKLFSKLSKVRNDRAKEHPECYIPSQHRIKLKNSYTSPTISSDYQQNDRGDTGATPLLERENEENPETDSPASWHEAQHRLEGCRTHSYCEETGCLQNNSRSTALQPSLSGPMRTDISPHIHPAGHSQCLHSETQDKPALPSHLCIDQVPDVTSETSGKATGTEKIESSLDFDVVWKAADLTQNCESDSDIAAGKPVPQTTQTSSGGTGSTVNLKNHSISLYSQKSYVLLHNQSQASEMATLTSYGSHQGSVSGGDLENTVGVELSTHQERGQEEQVNRHTTEKSIVNTETSQPGRAVCPSTVDELKVMRTSSGISHPPSLPHCLSAGTQQGNQAGISLALTEAKYHVGPPCREPGEEVEEGWELSPLSKDIPQGKGSLCDHNTTGPTGASPQCRKEDMNAFLKSKGSDGQGQDQIIEVEGWCHQPKFPAKASRGRDGVRQGCWGLPEAEVRLLGAQILLALESLHQQGVMCRDLNPKNILLTSIGKVCLTFFGQWSEVQSETNSEAMDQMYCAPEIGGVSKITEACDWWSLGALLFELLTGMPLWQFHPAGVHSHTQLLIPDQLSTAAASLLTELLQFDAGYRLGSGGGGVSDIKCHPFFNGVSWKALSS from the exons ATGGCCAAGAGAGACTACCTGGTGGAGGCAGCCAAGCAGATCCGAATGGCTCTGGACAGGGAGGTCAGTGAAGACTATGAAGCTGCCTTCAGCTACTACAAGAATGGGGTTGACCTGCTGCTCAATGGAGTTCAAG TGGACCCTAACAAGGAGCGCCGGGAGGCAGTGAAGAGGAAGACTACTCAGTATCTGAAGAGGGCCGAGGAAATCTTTATCTCCCACCTGCAGGACAACCTGGGGAAGGGGAACTCTCACTTAGGG GGTTACAGTAGTCTGAGATTCCGGCCAATCAGACACCTGAGCTGCCCAGTGGAGGATCTGGAGATGTGTAAAGTGGTGGGGATCATCGATAAG GTTCTGATTGTCCAAAGCCTGATTACAAAGGAGAAATGTGTTGTTAAA AGCCTGCCCAAGTCGAGCTGGGAGAGCCGGGACCAGCCCACTATCATCCCCCAGGGCGTCCCCTATATGGTGAAGCTGCTGAGGTACTATGTCAGTGAGGATGCTGTGTACCTGCATCTGGAGCATGTTCAAG GTGGGAAGCTTTTCTCCAAACTGTCCAAGGTGAGGAACGACCGAGCCAAGGAGCACCCAGAATGCTACATTCCCAGCCAGCACAGGATCAAACTGAAGAACAGCTACACCTCCCCTACCATCAGTTCAGACTACCAGCAGAATGACAGAGGGGACACAGGGGCAACCCCTCTCCTGGAGAGGGAGAACGAGGAGAACCCAGAAACAGACTCCCCTGCATCTTGGCATGAGGCTCAGCATCGTCTGGAAGGCTGTAGGACCCACTCATACTGCGAGGAGACAGGCTGCCTGCAGAACAACTCAAGGTCTACAGCGCTACAGCCCTCTTTATCTGGGCCAATGAGGACAGACATCAGTCCCCATATCCATCCAGCAGGCCACAGTCAGTGTTTGCACTCTGAAACTCAGGACAAGCCTGCTCTTCCTAGTCATCTGTGCATCGATCAGGTTCCTGATGTCACCTCTGAGACTTCTGGGAAGGCCACTGGAACAGAAAAAATTGAATCCAGTTTGGATTTTGACGTGGTGTGGAAGGCTGCTGATCTGACACAGAATTGTGAGAGTGACTCCGATATAGCTGCAGGTAAACCTGTACCTCAAACAACTCAGACCTCTTCTGGTGGGACAGGGTCAACAGTGAACTTGAAGAATCATTCTATCAGTTTGTATTCACAGAAAAGTTATGTTCTCCTCCATAATCAAAGCCAGGCTAGTGAGATGGCAACTTTGACTTCCTATGGCTCTCACCAAGGCAGTGTTTCAGGTGGAGACCTTGAGAACACTGTGGGTGTAGAGCTATCCACACACCAGGAGAGGGGGCAGGAAGAACAGGTAAACCGTCACACTACTGAAAAGAGCATTGTGAACACAGAGACTTCCCAGCCTGGCAGAGCTGTGTGTCCCTCTACAGTAGACGAGCTGAAGGTCATGAGGACATCCTCAGGGATCTCTCACCCCCCTTCCCTGCCTCACTGTCTCAGTGCTGGGACACAGCAGGGGAACCAGGCAGGCATCTCCCTGGCCCTCACAGAGGCAAAGTATCATGTGGGGCCTCCTTGCAGAGAGccaggggaggaggtggaggagggctgGGAGCTGAGCCCTTTGAGTAAGGACATCCCCCAAGGGAAAGGATCACTGTGTGACCACAACACCACTGGCCCCACAGGGGCCTCCCCACAGTGTCGGAAGGAGGACATGAATGCTTTCCTGAAGTCAAAGGGATCAGATGGACAGGGTCAGGATCAGATCATTGAGGTAGAGGGCTGGTGCCACCAGCCCAAGTTCCCAGCCAAGGCCtccagagggagagatggggtcaGGCAGGGCTGTTGGGGGCTGCCTGAGGCAGAGGTGCGTCTGTTGGGAGCTCAGATCCTCCTGGCCCTGGAGAGTCTTCACCAGCAAGGTGTCATGTGCCGTGACCTCAACCCAAAGAACATCCTGCTTACCAGCATCG GAAAGGTCTGCCTGACATTCTTTGGCCAGTGGAGTGAAGTTCAGTCAGAAACCAACTCTGAAGCTATGGACCAGATGTACTGTGCCCCAG AGATTGGAGGTGTGTCCAAAATAACAGAGGCTTGTGATTGGTGGAGTCTGGGGGCATTGCTATTTGAACTTCTTACAGGAATG CCCCTGTGGCAGTTCCACCCAGCCGGGGTACATTCTCACACCCAGCTTCTGATCCCAGACCAGCTGAGTACTGCAGCTGCCTCCCTGCTCACTGAG CTTCTGCAGTTTGACGCTGGTTATCGTTTGGGCTCTGGAGGCGGTGGAGTGAGTGACATCAAGTGTCACCCCTTCTTCAATGGTGTCTCCTGGAAGGCACTGAGCAGTTAG
- the LOC109904049 gene encoding ribosomal protein S6 kinase-like 1 isoform X1, producing MSPTADRTREKSSVHSCVAARPVWISTVQSQDSHGQERLPGGGSQADPNGSGQGVDPNKERREAVKRKTTQYLKRAEEIFISHLQDNLGKGNSHLGGYSSLRFRPIRHLSCPVEDLEMCKVVGIIDKVLIVQSLITKEKCVVKSLPKSSWESRDQPTIIPQGVPYMVKLLRYYVSEDAVYLHLEHVQGGKLFSKLSKVRNDRAKEHPECYIPSQHRIKLKNSYTSPTISSDYQQNDRGDTGATPLLERENEENPETDSPASWHEAQHRLEGCRTHSYCEETGCLQNNSRSTALQPSLSGPMRTDISPHIHPAGHSQCLHSETQDKPALPSHLCIDQVPDVTSETSGKATGTEKIESSLDFDVVWKAADLTQNCESDSDIAAGKPVPQTTQTSSGGTGSTVNLKNHSISLYSQKSYVLLHNQSQASEMATLTSYGSHQGSVSGGDLENTVGVELSTHQERGQEEQVNRHTTEKSIVNTETSQPGRAVCPSTVDELKVMRTSSGISHPPSLPHCLSAGTQQGNQAGISLALTEAKYHVGPPCREPGEEVEEGWELSPLSKDIPQGKGSLCDHNTTGPTGASPQCRKEDMNAFLKSKGSDGQGQDQIIEVEGWCHQPKFPAKASRGRDGVRQGCWGLPEAEVRLLGAQILLALESLHQQGVMCRDLNPKNILLTSIGKVCLTFFGQWSEVQSETNSEAMDQMYCAPEIGGVSKITEACDWWSLGALLFELLTGMPLWQFHPAGVHSHTQLLIPDQLSTAAASLLTELLQFDAGYRLGSGGGGVSDIKCHPFFNGVSWKALSS from the exons ATGAGTCCCACTGCTGATAGGACCAGGGAGAAAAG CTCGGTACACTCTTGTGTGGCTGCTAGGCCCGTCTGGATCTCCACAGTGCAGAGCCAGGACAGCCATGGCCAAGAGAGACTACCTGGTGGAGGCAGCCAAGCAGATCCGAATGGCTCTGGACAGGGAG TGGACCCTAACAAGGAGCGCCGGGAGGCAGTGAAGAGGAAGACTACTCAGTATCTGAAGAGGGCCGAGGAAATCTTTATCTCCCACCTGCAGGACAACCTGGGGAAGGGGAACTCTCACTTAGGG GGTTACAGTAGTCTGAGATTCCGGCCAATCAGACACCTGAGCTGCCCAGTGGAGGATCTGGAGATGTGTAAAGTGGTGGGGATCATCGATAAG GTTCTGATTGTCCAAAGCCTGATTACAAAGGAGAAATGTGTTGTTAAA AGCCTGCCCAAGTCGAGCTGGGAGAGCCGGGACCAGCCCACTATCATCCCCCAGGGCGTCCCCTATATGGTGAAGCTGCTGAGGTACTATGTCAGTGAGGATGCTGTGTACCTGCATCTGGAGCATGTTCAAG GTGGGAAGCTTTTCTCCAAACTGTCCAAGGTGAGGAACGACCGAGCCAAGGAGCACCCAGAATGCTACATTCCCAGCCAGCACAGGATCAAACTGAAGAACAGCTACACCTCCCCTACCATCAGTTCAGACTACCAGCAGAATGACAGAGGGGACACAGGGGCAACCCCTCTCCTGGAGAGGGAGAACGAGGAGAACCCAGAAACAGACTCCCCTGCATCTTGGCATGAGGCTCAGCATCGTCTGGAAGGCTGTAGGACCCACTCATACTGCGAGGAGACAGGCTGCCTGCAGAACAACTCAAGGTCTACAGCGCTACAGCCCTCTTTATCTGGGCCAATGAGGACAGACATCAGTCCCCATATCCATCCAGCAGGCCACAGTCAGTGTTTGCACTCTGAAACTCAGGACAAGCCTGCTCTTCCTAGTCATCTGTGCATCGATCAGGTTCCTGATGTCACCTCTGAGACTTCTGGGAAGGCCACTGGAACAGAAAAAATTGAATCCAGTTTGGATTTTGACGTGGTGTGGAAGGCTGCTGATCTGACACAGAATTGTGAGAGTGACTCCGATATAGCTGCAGGTAAACCTGTACCTCAAACAACTCAGACCTCTTCTGGTGGGACAGGGTCAACAGTGAACTTGAAGAATCATTCTATCAGTTTGTATTCACAGAAAAGTTATGTTCTCCTCCATAATCAAAGCCAGGCTAGTGAGATGGCAACTTTGACTTCCTATGGCTCTCACCAAGGCAGTGTTTCAGGTGGAGACCTTGAGAACACTGTGGGTGTAGAGCTATCCACACACCAGGAGAGGGGGCAGGAAGAACAGGTAAACCGTCACACTACTGAAAAGAGCATTGTGAACACAGAGACTTCCCAGCCTGGCAGAGCTGTGTGTCCCTCTACAGTAGACGAGCTGAAGGTCATGAGGACATCCTCAGGGATCTCTCACCCCCCTTCCCTGCCTCACTGTCTCAGTGCTGGGACACAGCAGGGGAACCAGGCAGGCATCTCCCTGGCCCTCACAGAGGCAAAGTATCATGTGGGGCCTCCTTGCAGAGAGccaggggaggaggtggaggagggctgGGAGCTGAGCCCTTTGAGTAAGGACATCCCCCAAGGGAAAGGATCACTGTGTGACCACAACACCACTGGCCCCACAGGGGCCTCCCCACAGTGTCGGAAGGAGGACATGAATGCTTTCCTGAAGTCAAAGGGATCAGATGGACAGGGTCAGGATCAGATCATTGAGGTAGAGGGCTGGTGCCACCAGCCCAAGTTCCCAGCCAAGGCCtccagagggagagatggggtcaGGCAGGGCTGTTGGGGGCTGCCTGAGGCAGAGGTGCGTCTGTTGGGAGCTCAGATCCTCCTGGCCCTGGAGAGTCTTCACCAGCAAGGTGTCATGTGCCGTGACCTCAACCCAAAGAACATCCTGCTTACCAGCATCG GAAAGGTCTGCCTGACATTCTTTGGCCAGTGGAGTGAAGTTCAGTCAGAAACCAACTCTGAAGCTATGGACCAGATGTACTGTGCCCCAG AGATTGGAGGTGTGTCCAAAATAACAGAGGCTTGTGATTGGTGGAGTCTGGGGGCATTGCTATTTGAACTTCTTACAGGAATG CCCCTGTGGCAGTTCCACCCAGCCGGGGTACATTCTCACACCCAGCTTCTGATCCCAGACCAGCTGAGTACTGCAGCTGCCTCCCTGCTCACTGAG CTTCTGCAGTTTGACGCTGGTTATCGTTTGGGCTCTGGAGGCGGTGGAGTGAGTGACATCAAGTGTCACCCCTTCTTCAATGGTGTCTCCTGGAAGGCACTGAGCAGTTAG
- the LOC109904049 gene encoding ribosomal protein S6 kinase-like 1 isoform X3, producing MSPTADRTREKRPVWISTVQSQDSHGQERLPGGGSQADPNGSGQGVDPNKERREAVKRKTTQYLKRAEEIFISHLQDNLGKGNSHLGGYSSLRFRPIRHLSCPVEDLEMCKVVGIIDKVLIVQSLITKEKCVVKSLPKSSWESRDQPTIIPQGVPYMVKLLRYYVSEDAVYLHLEHVQGGKLFSKLSKVRNDRAKEHPECYIPSQHRIKLKNSYTSPTISSDYQQNDRGDTGATPLLERENEENPETDSPASWHEAQHRLEGCRTHSYCEETGCLQNNSRSTALQPSLSGPMRTDISPHIHPAGHSQCLHSETQDKPALPSHLCIDQVPDVTSETSGKATGTEKIESSLDFDVVWKAADLTQNCESDSDIAAGKPVPQTTQTSSGGTGSTVNLKNHSISLYSQKSYVLLHNQSQASEMATLTSYGSHQGSVSGGDLENTVGVELSTHQERGQEEQVNRHTTEKSIVNTETSQPGRAVCPSTVDELKVMRTSSGISHPPSLPHCLSAGTQQGNQAGISLALTEAKYHVGPPCREPGEEVEEGWELSPLSKDIPQGKGSLCDHNTTGPTGASPQCRKEDMNAFLKSKGSDGQGQDQIIEVEGWCHQPKFPAKASRGRDGVRQGCWGLPEAEVRLLGAQILLALESLHQQGVMCRDLNPKNILLTSIGKVCLTFFGQWSEVQSETNSEAMDQMYCAPEIGGVSKITEACDWWSLGALLFELLTGMPLWQFHPAGVHSHTQLLIPDQLSTAAASLLTELLQFDAGYRLGSGGGGVSDIKCHPFFNGVSWKALSS from the exons ATGAGTCCCACTGCTGATAGGACCAGGGAGAAAAG GCCCGTCTGGATCTCCACAGTGCAGAGCCAGGACAGCCATGGCCAAGAGAGACTACCTGGTGGAGGCAGCCAAGCAGATCCGAATGGCTCTGGACAGGGAG TGGACCCTAACAAGGAGCGCCGGGAGGCAGTGAAGAGGAAGACTACTCAGTATCTGAAGAGGGCCGAGGAAATCTTTATCTCCCACCTGCAGGACAACCTGGGGAAGGGGAACTCTCACTTAGGG GGTTACAGTAGTCTGAGATTCCGGCCAATCAGACACCTGAGCTGCCCAGTGGAGGATCTGGAGATGTGTAAAGTGGTGGGGATCATCGATAAG GTTCTGATTGTCCAAAGCCTGATTACAAAGGAGAAATGTGTTGTTAAA AGCCTGCCCAAGTCGAGCTGGGAGAGCCGGGACCAGCCCACTATCATCCCCCAGGGCGTCCCCTATATGGTGAAGCTGCTGAGGTACTATGTCAGTGAGGATGCTGTGTACCTGCATCTGGAGCATGTTCAAG GTGGGAAGCTTTTCTCCAAACTGTCCAAGGTGAGGAACGACCGAGCCAAGGAGCACCCAGAATGCTACATTCCCAGCCAGCACAGGATCAAACTGAAGAACAGCTACACCTCCCCTACCATCAGTTCAGACTACCAGCAGAATGACAGAGGGGACACAGGGGCAACCCCTCTCCTGGAGAGGGAGAACGAGGAGAACCCAGAAACAGACTCCCCTGCATCTTGGCATGAGGCTCAGCATCGTCTGGAAGGCTGTAGGACCCACTCATACTGCGAGGAGACAGGCTGCCTGCAGAACAACTCAAGGTCTACAGCGCTACAGCCCTCTTTATCTGGGCCAATGAGGACAGACATCAGTCCCCATATCCATCCAGCAGGCCACAGTCAGTGTTTGCACTCTGAAACTCAGGACAAGCCTGCTCTTCCTAGTCATCTGTGCATCGATCAGGTTCCTGATGTCACCTCTGAGACTTCTGGGAAGGCCACTGGAACAGAAAAAATTGAATCCAGTTTGGATTTTGACGTGGTGTGGAAGGCTGCTGATCTGACACAGAATTGTGAGAGTGACTCCGATATAGCTGCAGGTAAACCTGTACCTCAAACAACTCAGACCTCTTCTGGTGGGACAGGGTCAACAGTGAACTTGAAGAATCATTCTATCAGTTTGTATTCACAGAAAAGTTATGTTCTCCTCCATAATCAAAGCCAGGCTAGTGAGATGGCAACTTTGACTTCCTATGGCTCTCACCAAGGCAGTGTTTCAGGTGGAGACCTTGAGAACACTGTGGGTGTAGAGCTATCCACACACCAGGAGAGGGGGCAGGAAGAACAGGTAAACCGTCACACTACTGAAAAGAGCATTGTGAACACAGAGACTTCCCAGCCTGGCAGAGCTGTGTGTCCCTCTACAGTAGACGAGCTGAAGGTCATGAGGACATCCTCAGGGATCTCTCACCCCCCTTCCCTGCCTCACTGTCTCAGTGCTGGGACACAGCAGGGGAACCAGGCAGGCATCTCCCTGGCCCTCACAGAGGCAAAGTATCATGTGGGGCCTCCTTGCAGAGAGccaggggaggaggtggaggagggctgGGAGCTGAGCCCTTTGAGTAAGGACATCCCCCAAGGGAAAGGATCACTGTGTGACCACAACACCACTGGCCCCACAGGGGCCTCCCCACAGTGTCGGAAGGAGGACATGAATGCTTTCCTGAAGTCAAAGGGATCAGATGGACAGGGTCAGGATCAGATCATTGAGGTAGAGGGCTGGTGCCACCAGCCCAAGTTCCCAGCCAAGGCCtccagagggagagatggggtcaGGCAGGGCTGTTGGGGGCTGCCTGAGGCAGAGGTGCGTCTGTTGGGAGCTCAGATCCTCCTGGCCCTGGAGAGTCTTCACCAGCAAGGTGTCATGTGCCGTGACCTCAACCCAAAGAACATCCTGCTTACCAGCATCG GAAAGGTCTGCCTGACATTCTTTGGCCAGTGGAGTGAAGTTCAGTCAGAAACCAACTCTGAAGCTATGGACCAGATGTACTGTGCCCCAG AGATTGGAGGTGTGTCCAAAATAACAGAGGCTTGTGATTGGTGGAGTCTGGGGGCATTGCTATTTGAACTTCTTACAGGAATG CCCCTGTGGCAGTTCCACCCAGCCGGGGTACATTCTCACACCCAGCTTCTGATCCCAGACCAGCTGAGTACTGCAGCTGCCTCCCTGCTCACTGAG CTTCTGCAGTTTGACGCTGGTTATCGTTTGGGCTCTGGAGGCGGTGGAGTGAGTGACATCAAGTGTCACCCCTTCTTCAATGGTGTCTCCTGGAAGGCACTGAGCAGTTAG